The Lactuca sativa cultivar Salinas chromosome 2, Lsat_Salinas_v11, whole genome shotgun sequence genome includes a window with the following:
- the LOC111888812 gene encoding UDP-glycosyltransferase 88B1 — MESGMVVLYPSPGIGHLVSMVELGKLVHTHHPSLSVTIFITPAPFETGSTDKYIKTVSVTNPSIKFHQLPNADLPSDFSSEFIDLAFGIPEFNNPIVHDTLVTLSEKATIKAVVLDFFSNAAFQISTRLKIPTYFFYTSGASGLCAFLHLATIHKTTSDSFKDVNIFFDIPGVPPVHSSHMPMVWSDRETYSYKKFIDTANNMAKSSGIMANTFVGLEERAVDALREGKCIPNGPTPPIYFIGPLIAGGNHVDPSENECLKWLNSQPSKSVVFLCFGSQGVLKKEQLKEIAIGLEKSEQRFLWVVRDPPRDDKTESNSGGGEEVGLDAILPGGFLGRIGDKGMVVKNWAPQPAILSHESVGGFVSHCGWNSVLETVVAGVPLVAWPLYAEQKMNRVYLVEEIKVALAVDMSSDDFVTAESLEKSVRELMLGEKGAAVRERILEMRERAKAAVENGGSSKVEFSKLIRSWTDVL; from the coding sequence ATGGAATCTGGTATGGTGGTTCTGTATCCTTCTCCGGGGATAGGCCACCTGGTTTCCATGGTGGAGCTCGGAAAACTCGTCCACACCCACCACCCTTCACTCTCTGTTACCATCTTCATAACACCGGCACCTTTTGAAACCGGCTCCACAGATAAATATATCAAAACCGTCTCCGTCACCAACCCTTCCATAAAGTTCCACCAGCTCCCCAACGCCGATCTTCCATCGGACTTCTCTTCTGAATTCATAGACCTTGCTTTTGGGATCCCGGAGTTTAACAATCCAATCGTTCACGACACCCTCGTAACGTTATCGGAAAAGGCTACCATTAAAGCTGTGGTCCTTGATTTCTTTTCAAACGCAGCTTTTCAAATCTCCACACGTCTCAAGATACCAACTTACTTTTTCTACACCAGCGGCGCTTCCGGACTATGTGCGTTCTTACATCTCGCCACCATCCATAAGACCACTTCCGACAGCTTTAAAGATGTAAACATTTTCTTTGATATTCCTGGAGTGCCTCCTGTCCATTCTTCTCATATGCCAATGGTTTGGTCTGATAGAGAAACCTACTCGTATAAAAAATTCATAGACACTGCGAATAACATGGCAAAATCTTCCGGAATCATGGCAAACACCTTCGTGGGGTTAGAAGAAAGAGCCGTTGACGCGCTCCGGGAAGGCAAATGCATCCCCAACGGTCCAACTCCGCCTATTTATTTCATCGGACCTTTGATCGCCGGTGGCAATCATGTGGATCCTAGCGAAAACGAGTGCTTAAAATGGTTGAACTCACAACCGAGTAAAAGTGTAGTGTTTTTATGCTTTGGGAGTCAGGGTGTGTTGAAGAAGGAACAGTTGAAGGAAATAGCTATTGGTTTAGAGAAAAGTGAGCAAAGATTCTTGTGGGTGGTTCGAGACCCGCCACGAGATGACAAAACCGAGTCTAATTCGGGTGGTGGTGAAGAAGTCGGTCTGGATGCGATTCTTCCTGGTGGGTTTTTGGGCAGAATTGGAGATAAGGGGATGGTGGTGAAGAATTGGGCACCACAGCCGGCGATACTTAGTCATGAGTCGGTGGGAGGATTTGTGAGTCATTGTGGGTGGAACTCGGTGCTTGAAACGGTGGTGGCCGGGGTGCCGCTGGTGGCATGGCCATTGTATGCGGAACAAAAGATGAATCGAGTGTATTTGGTTGAAGAAATAAAGGTAGCACTGGCGGTGGATATGTCGTCGGATGATTTTGTGACGGCGGAGTCTCTAGAGAAGAGTGTGAGGGAGTTGATGCTGGGTGAGAAAGGGGCAGCGGTGAGAGAACGGATTTTAGAGATGAGAGAAAGGGCAAAGGCTGCGGTGGAGAACGGCGGCTCCTCCAAAGTTGAGTTCTCTAAACTAATCCGGTCGTGGACGGACGTCCTGTAA